One part of the Nitrospiraceae bacterium genome encodes these proteins:
- a CDS encoding response regulator, with the protein MKPKILIIDDGVDSWHLLSAALKAHDYYPVWAADGMQAISVARHHQPQAILLDLGLPGGDGFYVLELLKRNRILSDIPVIVVTARDPQEAEEKARRLGAAAYVQKPVKIEGLVAALQSVLTARV; encoded by the coding sequence ATGAAACCAAAAATTCTCATAATCGACGATGGGGTCGATAGCTGGCACTTGCTCAGCGCCGCCCTCAAGGCTCACGACTACTATCCCGTTTGGGCCGCCGATGGAATGCAGGCCATCAGTGTGGCCAGGCACCATCAACCTCAGGCCATCCTCCTAGACCTAGGATTGCCTGGAGGAGATGGGTTTTATGTTCTTGAACTTCTAAAACGCAATCGAATCTTGAGTGACATTCCTGTAATCGTGGTCACCGCCCGTGATCCACAGGAAGCAGAAGAGAAGGCGCGGCGTCTTGGCGCAGCCGCTTACGTGCAAAAGCCCGTTAAGATCGAAGGGCTGGTGGCAGCTCTCCAAAGCGTGCTCACCGCACGAGTCTGA